Proteins from a genomic interval of Mesobacillus sp. S13:
- the pssA gene encoding CDP-diacylglycerol--serine O-phosphatidyltransferase gives MFLHDVLDTTVKKVKSQTANLLTLANLSLGGFAIIFAINGNLNLSLLLIFIAALADRFDGMVARKLNIESELGKQLDSMSDIISFGVAPALLIYQGILSDFGAPGAFFIVFYIGCGAFRLARFNITENTGYFTGLPITAAGVLATLSFLAIPHVPPQTFLFIMMALSLLMVSPFKLRKV, from the coding sequence ATGTTTCTTCATGATGTACTTGACACAACTGTCAAGAAAGTAAAATCCCAGACAGCCAATCTGCTCACATTGGCAAATCTTTCTTTGGGCGGATTTGCCATCATTTTTGCCATTAACGGCAATCTGAATTTAAGCCTTTTGCTGATCTTCATAGCCGCCCTGGCCGATCGTTTTGATGGCATGGTCGCAAGAAAACTCAACATTGAATCTGAACTTGGAAAGCAGTTAGATTCAATGAGTGATATTATATCATTCGGCGTTGCGCCCGCACTATTAATCTATCAGGGAATTTTATCCGATTTTGGCGCACCTGGAGCCTTCTTTATCGTTTTCTATATAGGCTGCGGGGCCTTCCGCCTTGCACGATTCAATATAACCGAAAATACAGGGTATTTCACAGGATTGCCAATTACTGCAGCAGGAGTGCTGGCAACGCTTAGCTTCCTAGCCATTCCTCACGTTCCTCCTCAAACGTTCCTGTTCATAATGATGGCTCTCAGTCTGCTGATGGTCAGTCCCTTCAAGCTGAGAAAAGTATAA
- a CDS encoding M3 family oligoendopeptidase — MSNTYSEVWDLDVFFEGGSASPEFAAHLKEAGVEIDQFKKEVENWQPADQESERTTLESLVGMFDNAARKVRQAGAFVSCLHAQNTNDKKAGQLKAAVTELSASLQTALTKFDQKLSSFSDSVWSELVQEGLLQELRFVLTERRERAAERLSEKEESVINALSVDGYHGWGQMYDLLVGNTKIDFNGESLSVGQAANKLSNADRSVRKEVFAQWEKAWGENEEAFAKTLNHLAGFRLNVYKLRGWEDVLKEPLDINRMKKETLDAMWEVISDNKEPFVQFLNRKAKLLGLDKLSWYDLDAPIGSTESKMSYQEGADFIVDNFEQFGKENADFARMAFENNWIEAEDRPGKAPGGFHTFFPESSQSRIFMTYSGTPSNVSTLAHELGHGFHTYAMRDLHLLNRNYAMNVAETASTFAEMIVSDASVKNAKTKDEKLSLLEDKIQRSVALLMNIHSRFLFETKFYEERKEGVVTTERLGELMKNAQTEAYGGALDEYHPLFWASKLHFFITGVPFYNFPYTFGYLFSLGIYALAQEEGKGYEEKYIALLKDSASMTVEDLAQKHLNVDLTKKEFWEKAVRMCVEDVEEFIALIEE, encoded by the coding sequence ATGTCGAATACATACTCAGAAGTCTGGGACCTAGACGTATTTTTTGAAGGAGGGAGTGCTTCTCCGGAATTTGCTGCACATCTAAAGGAAGCAGGAGTGGAAATCGATCAATTTAAAAAGGAAGTTGAAAACTGGCAGCCTGCTGACCAAGAAAGCGAGAGAACCACACTGGAGAGCCTCGTAGGAATGTTTGATAATGCGGCAAGGAAGGTAAGGCAGGCAGGAGCTTTTGTCAGCTGTCTGCATGCTCAAAATACAAACGATAAAAAGGCCGGACAATTAAAGGCAGCTGTCACTGAACTTAGTGCGTCCTTGCAGACAGCACTTACCAAATTTGATCAGAAGCTATCCAGTTTTTCGGATTCTGTCTGGAGTGAGCTTGTTCAGGAAGGGCTTTTACAGGAACTTCGTTTTGTGCTTACAGAACGTCGCGAACGGGCAGCGGAAAGGCTTTCCGAAAAAGAAGAATCGGTCATCAATGCATTGAGTGTGGACGGCTATCATGGCTGGGGGCAGATGTACGACCTTTTAGTTGGCAACACTAAAATCGATTTCAACGGCGAAAGTCTATCTGTAGGACAGGCAGCCAATAAGCTTTCTAATGCTGACCGATCTGTCAGGAAAGAAGTTTTTGCTCAATGGGAAAAAGCATGGGGAGAGAATGAGGAAGCTTTTGCGAAGACACTTAACCATCTTGCAGGCTTTCGCTTGAATGTCTATAAACTCCGTGGCTGGGAAGATGTATTGAAAGAGCCGCTAGACATTAACAGGATGAAAAAGGAAACACTCGATGCCATGTGGGAGGTTATTTCCGACAATAAGGAGCCATTTGTTCAGTTCCTGAACCGCAAAGCAAAGCTTCTTGGACTGGACAAACTGAGTTGGTACGATTTAGATGCACCGATTGGCAGCACCGAATCGAAAATGTCCTATCAGGAAGGTGCAGATTTCATCGTCGATAACTTTGAACAATTTGGCAAGGAGAATGCTGACTTTGCGAGAATGGCGTTTGAAAACAATTGGATTGAGGCAGAAGATCGTCCTGGTAAGGCTCCAGGCGGATTCCACACTTTCTTCCCGGAGAGCAGCCAATCGCGGATTTTCATGACGTACTCAGGCACTCCATCCAATGTTTCTACACTTGCCCATGAGCTTGGACATGGTTTCCACACCTATGCCATGCGCGATTTGCACTTGCTTAATCGTAATTATGCGATGAATGTTGCTGAAACCGCCTCTACATTCGCTGAAATGATCGTTTCCGATGCTTCTGTCAAGAACGCGAAAACAAAAGATGAGAAGCTGAGTCTGTTGGAAGATAAAATTCAGCGTTCGGTAGCGCTTCTAATGAATATTCACTCAAGGTTCCTGTTTGAAACGAAATTCTATGAAGAACGCAAAGAGGGAGTTGTCACCACAGAAAGGCTGGGAGAATTGATGAAGAATGCCCAGACAGAAGCATATGGTGGTGCACTGGATGAGTATCATCCATTATTCTGGGCTTCAAAGCTGCACTTCTTTATCACGGGAGTACCTTTTTACAACTTCCCGTATACCTTCGGTTATTTATTTTCATTAGGGATTTATGCGCTGGCACAGGAAGAAGGCAAGGGGTACGAAGAGAAATATATTGCTCTATTGAAGGACTCCGCTTCTATGACAGTTGAGGATCTTGCCCAAAAGCATCTGAACGTCGATCTGACGAAAAAGGAGTTCTGGGAAAAAGCTGTCCGTATGTGTGTGGAGGATGTCGAGGAATTTATCGCCTTGATTGAGGAGTAA
- a CDS encoding response regulator transcription factor, translating into MATILLVDDETRMLDLLALYLTPLGYKCIKKNSGTEAISFLEDYTADLVLLDVMMPEMDGWETCNEIRKHWDIPVIMLTARSEKPDIVRGLKTGADDYITKPFDEGELVARIEAVLRRQNSKSPLLSFNGLKLNIDSYDVQFNGTLIPLTPKEFALLSLFLQNVNKVFTREHLISTIWGYGVDTEDRTIDSHVRNLRDKLRKAGFAVDDYLSTVWGVGYKWIS; encoded by the coding sequence ATGGCAACGATTCTGTTAGTAGATGATGAAACGCGTATGCTTGATTTGCTTGCGCTGTATTTAACACCATTAGGATATAAATGCATCAAAAAAAATTCTGGCACCGAAGCCATCAGCTTTCTTGAAGACTACACTGCAGATCTTGTCTTGCTTGATGTCATGATGCCTGAGATGGATGGCTGGGAGACATGCAATGAAATTCGCAAACATTGGGATATTCCCGTCATCATGCTTACTGCCCGGAGTGAGAAGCCTGACATTGTGCGTGGCTTGAAAACCGGTGCCGATGACTATATCACCAAACCGTTTGATGAAGGTGAATTGGTTGCAAGGATTGAGGCAGTACTGAGGAGACAAAATAGTAAAAGCCCTCTGCTCTCTTTCAATGGATTAAAACTGAACATAGATTCCTATGATGTTCAGTTCAATGGCACATTAATTCCTCTTACCCCAAAGGAATTTGCCCTTCTCAGCCTTTTCCTGCAAAACGTCAATAAAGTCTTCACAAGAGAACATTTAATCTCCACTATATGGGGCTATGGTGTCGATACCGAAGACCGAACGATCGATTCACACGTCAGGAACCTCCGGGATAAACTCCGCAAAGCTGGTTTTGCGGTGGACGATTATCTGTCTACCGTTTGGGGCGTGGGCTATAAATGGATAAGTTAA
- a CDS encoding group I truncated hemoglobin, which produces METLYDRLGGQDAISKVVDVFYEKVLADETVNKFFKETDMEKQRRHQSLFISWALGGPNQYSGRSMELAHKGMNLNDEHFGAIANHLAASLREFDVSEQDINEVLAKLTEMKNDILYK; this is translated from the coding sequence TTGGAAACTTTATATGATCGCCTGGGCGGACAGGATGCCATTTCAAAAGTAGTGGATGTGTTTTACGAAAAGGTTCTGGCTGATGAAACAGTGAACAAATTTTTCAAGGAAACCGACATGGAAAAACAGCGCCGGCACCAATCTCTGTTTATAAGCTGGGCGTTAGGGGGACCTAACCAATATTCTGGAAGAAGCATGGAGCTTGCTCATAAAGGGATGAACCTGAATGACGAGCACTTTGGTGCAATCGCCAACCACCTGGCTGCCAGCCTCAGGGAATTCGATGTCTCGGAACAAGACATCAATGAAGTCCTTGCAAAGTTGACAGAGATGAAAAACGATATACTTTATAAGTAA
- a CDS encoding DUF1641 domain-containing protein, with translation MATETPQAQQNAQHKLVSFTDAAMNAVTGEMVSSIAETGVKMVEMADDLLQPETLSLLKTLPEVAENLERTLMEVKRMEETGVLKSLMQLADMAAAMKGAMTGPMVTDMAEKAIKGVELADSFVQLGAIDLVDGMLTAFHHAQEETKDKEPLSSMQLMKAVTQKETREGMTLMISFLQNLPKQLNK, from the coding sequence ATGGCTACAGAAACACCTCAAGCTCAACAAAATGCTCAACATAAACTCGTCAGCTTCACAGATGCAGCCATGAATGCGGTGACCGGGGAAATGGTCTCGTCGATTGCCGAAACAGGCGTAAAGATGGTCGAGATGGCCGATGATCTGCTTCAGCCTGAAACACTTTCCTTATTGAAGACCCTTCCTGAGGTGGCTGAGAACCTCGAGCGTACTTTGATGGAAGTGAAACGCATGGAAGAAACAGGTGTCTTGAAATCTTTGATGCAGCTTGCGGATATGGCAGCTGCCATGAAGGGTGCGATGACTGGCCCGATGGTGACCGATATGGCTGAAAAGGCAATTAAAGGCGTAGAACTTGCCGATTCCTTCGTCCAGCTGGGAGCCATTGACCTGGTAGATGGAATGCTTACTGCTTTCCATCATGCTCAAGAGGAAACAAAGGATAAAGAACCGTTGTCATCCATGCAGCTGATGAAGGCTGTCACACAGAAAGAAACTAGGGAAGGCATGACATTAATGATCTCCTTCCTGCAAAACCTGCCTAAACAATTAAATAAATAG
- a CDS encoding NAD(P)/FAD-dependent oxidoreductase encodes MTKKIVVLGAGSAGTMVANRLARQLGEEIKKREVEVTLISNTEKHIYQPGYLFIAFNEKPSEHFIRKQETLVHRHVNLVYDDVEKIDVEKKTVKGKKQYQYDYLVIATGSHPDFDSVPGLREGAHNFYTLDGAERLREDLAAMEKGRILITIDVPHKCPAAPLELALMLDDYYRKNGRRKDIEIKYAYPIGRIHSLVPVAEWALPQFEKRDIKYETFFNLEEVDPKRKVAITMDGSEHEYDMLITIPAHTGAKAVIDSGIGDESGFIPTNRTTLKMIGQDDVYVIGDATNLPISKAGSTAHYQSESLVANIISRLTGRPETAVYNGKVACFLENSLEDASMITFDYNNPPQPAETSDLLHWFKAVYNELYWLNAKGIL; translated from the coding sequence ATGACAAAGAAAATTGTGGTTCTTGGGGCCGGCAGCGCGGGTACAATGGTCGCAAACAGATTAGCCCGCCAGCTTGGGGAAGAGATAAAGAAGCGTGAAGTCGAAGTGACCTTGATATCCAATACAGAAAAGCATATCTACCAGCCAGGATACTTATTCATCGCTTTCAATGAAAAGCCATCAGAGCACTTCATCAGGAAACAGGAAACACTCGTTCATCGACATGTTAACCTTGTATATGATGACGTTGAGAAAATCGACGTCGAAAAGAAGACAGTCAAAGGGAAAAAACAGTACCAGTATGATTACCTTGTGATTGCGACGGGATCACATCCGGACTTTGACAGTGTACCTGGCTTAAGGGAAGGAGCGCATAACTTCTATACACTGGATGGTGCTGAACGTCTGCGCGAAGACCTTGCAGCGATGGAGAAAGGAAGAATCCTGATCACCATCGATGTTCCGCACAAATGTCCTGCTGCTCCGCTTGAACTGGCATTGATGCTGGATGACTATTACCGCAAGAATGGCCGTCGCAAGGATATTGAAATCAAATACGCTTATCCTATCGGCCGTATCCATTCATTGGTTCCGGTTGCAGAATGGGCTCTTCCGCAATTTGAGAAGCGCGATATCAAATATGAGACATTCTTCAATCTTGAAGAAGTGGATCCAAAACGCAAGGTTGCAATCACGATGGACGGCTCTGAACACGAATATGACATGCTTATTACGATCCCGGCACATACTGGCGCAAAAGCAGTGATTGATTCTGGTATTGGAGATGAGTCCGGTTTCATTCCGACGAATCGTACAACTTTGAAAATGATTGGCCAGGATGATGTATATGTAATTGGCGATGCGACGAACCTTCCAATCAGCAAAGCTGGATCAACAGCACACTATCAGTCTGAATCGTTAGTTGCCAACATCATTAGCAGATTGACTGGACGACCGGAAACTGCTGTCTACAATGGCAAGGTAGCTTGCTTCCTTGAAAACAGCCTTGAAGATGCCAGCATGATTACATTCGATTACAATAACCCGCCGCAGCCAGCAGAAACGTCTGACCTTCTTCACTGGTTCAAAGCAGTATACAATGAGCTTTACTGGTTAAATGCCAAAGGGATTTTATAG
- a CDS encoding sulfurtransferase TusA family protein, which translates to MSEVRVTKSIDARGAYCPGPLMELVKGIKTAQVGDVVEVLSTDKGSAVDIPEWVNKMGHEIAYLENEGDEFKIAVKKVK; encoded by the coding sequence ATGAGTGAAGTACGAGTGACTAAATCAATCGATGCAAGAGGGGCATATTGCCCGGGACCACTAATGGAATTGGTAAAAGGAATCAAAACAGCACAAGTTGGAGATGTGGTAGAAGTACTTTCTACTGATAAAGGTTCAGCAGTTGATATTCCTGAATGGGTCAATAAAATGGGCCACGAAATTGCCTACCTCGAGAATGAAGGCGATGAATTCAAGATCGCAGTTAAAAAGGTAAAGTAA
- a CDS encoding DsrE/DsrF/DrsH-like family protein, which yields MEQQAPSLAVILLSEDLEKLHAGALVGSVASMSGMTVNVFVTMNALKSFRKDSFESTDFITGTIGKEMLAKKIPLFDSLLQEGKDMGELNIYGCALAMDIMDWQEEDMIDVFDGVIGVTKFLGMTQGATVITM from the coding sequence ATGGAACAGCAAGCCCCATCTTTAGCCGTTATTTTATTATCTGAGGATCTTGAAAAGTTACACGCTGGTGCATTGGTAGGATCGGTTGCTTCAATGTCAGGCATGACTGTGAATGTCTTCGTCACAATGAACGCATTGAAATCCTTCCGTAAAGACAGCTTTGAAAGCACTGATTTCATCACTGGAACGATTGGCAAGGAAATGCTGGCAAAGAAAATTCCATTATTCGATTCACTTTTACAGGAAGGAAAGGATATGGGAGAACTTAACATTTACGGATGCGCATTAGCAATGGACATTATGGATTGGCAAGAAGAAGACATGATCGATGTGTTTGATGGAGTGATCGGGGTTACAAAATTCCTGGGAATGACTCAAGGAGCAACAGTTATTACGATGTAA
- the sigK gene encoding RNA polymerase sporulation sigma factor SigK → MSGILTALGYLVKEVILLVSYVKNNAFPQPLSAADERKYLRLMANGDPHARNMLIEHNLRLVAHIVKKFENTGEDSEDLISIGTIGLIKAIESYSEGKGTKLATYAARCIENEILMHLRALKKTKKDVSLHDPIGQDKEGNEISLIDVLKSESEDVIDTIQLNMELEKVKEYIDVLDEREKEVIVGRFGLDLKKEKTQREIAKELGISRSYVSRIEKRALMKMFHEFYRAEKEKKKNKGQ, encoded by the coding sequence ATGTCGGGCATACTTACAGCACTCGGGTACTTAGTTAAAGAAGTGATCCTTCTTGTTTCGTATGTAAAAAACAATGCATTTCCTCAACCGTTATCTGCAGCTGATGAGCGAAAGTACTTAAGGTTGATGGCCAATGGCGACCCACACGCCAGAAACATGCTGATTGAGCACAACCTTAGACTTGTCGCACATATCGTGAAAAAATTCGAAAACACCGGCGAGGATTCAGAGGATTTGATTTCCATTGGAACAATCGGCCTAATCAAGGCTATCGAGAGCTATTCGGAAGGCAAAGGCACCAAACTGGCAACCTATGCTGCCAGATGTATTGAAAATGAAATCCTCATGCATTTGCGAGCATTGAAGAAAACCAAGAAGGATGTATCCTTACACGACCCAATCGGCCAGGACAAAGAAGGAAATGAAATTTCACTGATCGATGTCCTGAAGTCCGAATCAGAAGATGTCATTGATACCATCCAACTCAATATGGAGCTTGAAAAAGTAAAAGAATATATCGATGTCCTCGATGAACGTGAAAAAGAGGTCATCGTTGGCCGCTTTGGTCTTGATTTGAAAAAGGAAAAAACACAGCGTGAAATTGCCAAAGAACTCGGCATCTCAAGAAGTTATGTATCCAGGATCGAGAAACGGGCATTGATGAAGATGTTCCATGAGTTTTATCGTGCGGAGAAAGAAAAGAAGAAGAATAAAGGACAATAA
- a CDS encoding YrzI family small protein — protein MTLNILFFTITINKRQMSLEEIRHNEMVEKMVEDNKTRQTMLRPF, from the coding sequence ATGACCTTAAATATCTTGTTTTTTACAATTACGATTAACAAACGTCAAATGTCTTTAGAAGAAATTCGCCATAACGAAATGGTTGAAAAAATGGTTGAAGATAATAAAACTCGTCAAACAATGCTGCGCCCGTTTTAA
- a CDS encoding YrhC family protein, with translation MMKARQLYEKMVDFKQFATVLLAVGVFFYLGTIIPSETKVMTDIYIATGASAGFLAGSIVFFSFAKKYRNLLIESEEGQEMLMKK, from the coding sequence ATGATGAAGGCTAGACAACTCTATGAAAAAATGGTTGATTTTAAACAGTTTGCTACAGTTCTTCTTGCTGTGGGAGTGTTCTTTTATCTAGGCACGATCATTCCGTCTGAAACGAAAGTGATGACAGATATATATATTGCTACTGGTGCTTCCGCTGGATTCCTTGCTGGTTCCATCGTATTCTTTTCTTTCGCAAAAAAATACCGCAATCTGCTGATTGAGTCAGAAGAAGGCCAGGAAATGCTGATGAAGAAATAA
- a CDS encoding 5'-methylthioadenosine/adenosylhomocysteine nucleosidase, whose protein sequence is MSRIGIIGAMDEEIQHILDAMKDYGEKKKAGITFYVGTFNGYDVVLCKSGVGKVNASVCTQILIDEFAASQIVFTGVAGAVNPDLKIGDIVISTDCVQHDMDVRALGFKLGEIPYTEVSVFKADEKLIDLAISASKEIVEDKKIVSGRILSGDQFIADRDKVKFLYEELNGYCTEMEGAAVGQVCSMNNIPFVIIRSMSDQADGSADVNFLEFTKLASKNSFEIVNEMVKNWKL, encoded by the coding sequence ATGAGCAGAATTGGTATTATTGGTGCAATGGATGAAGAAATACAGCATATTCTTGATGCCATGAAAGATTATGGTGAGAAAAAGAAAGCAGGCATTACTTTTTATGTCGGCACTTTCAATGGATATGACGTTGTATTGTGTAAATCTGGAGTAGGGAAAGTGAATGCAAGTGTATGTACTCAAATCCTGATCGATGAATTTGCTGCATCACAGATTGTTTTCACAGGAGTAGCGGGTGCTGTGAACCCTGATCTTAAAATAGGCGATATCGTCATCTCCACTGATTGTGTACAGCATGATATGGATGTTCGTGCGTTGGGCTTCAAACTAGGGGAAATCCCTTATACAGAAGTTTCTGTATTTAAAGCAGATGAGAAATTGATAGACTTGGCCATTTCAGCAAGCAAAGAAATAGTCGAGGACAAGAAAATCGTCAGCGGCAGGATTTTATCCGGCGACCAATTCATCGCCGACCGCGATAAAGTGAAGTTCCTGTATGAGGAGCTCAATGGTTATTGTACAGAAATGGAAGGTGCAGCAGTAGGACAGGTCTGCAGCATGAACAACATCCCATTCGTGATCATCAGGTCCATGTCCGACCAGGCCGATGGCTCAGCAGATGTGAACTTCCTTGAATTCACAAAACTTGCGTCAAAGAATTCGTTTGAAATCGTCAATGAGATGGTCAAGAACTGGAAGCTTTAA
- a CDS encoding amidohydrolase family protein: MTRKLFYNGTIITGNTNNEVLTNGAIGVEGEKIIYVGTTPDDVASYDERIDLKGNILLPGLVNTHGHTPMSLLRGYADDLHLQTWLEDKIWPLEAQYTPEHAKWGAKLSILEMIRTGTTTFVDMYDNMDEIAKAVEEAGIRGVLCRGIIGFGSEELRQSKLKEAADFAKSWNNGANGRITTMLSPHSPYTCSPEYITQIIDKAVELNVPLHTHMSETKFEVEKNIEEYGATPVRHLEKLGFFDRPSLVAHAVHVNEEDIQILAEKDVKVSHNIISNLKLGSGIAPVGKMLERGVTVSLGTDSVASNNNLDLFEELKAAATVHKGLAQDATVITAQQALRMATINGAESLWLEKQTGSLEAGKDADFIVVNSNQSFFYPKHNPVSHLVYSGSGRDVKDVYVLGKQILDNGQFKTIDEEKVLYEANRMSKLLS, encoded by the coding sequence ATGACAAGAAAGTTATTTTATAATGGCACAATTATTACCGGTAATACAAACAATGAAGTTCTTACGAACGGTGCCATTGGCGTCGAAGGAGAGAAAATCATCTATGTGGGCACTACGCCTGATGATGTTGCCTCTTATGATGAAAGAATAGATTTAAAAGGGAATATCCTGCTCCCGGGCCTCGTCAATACGCATGGACACACCCCAATGTCATTGCTGAGAGGCTATGCGGATGATTTGCATTTACAGACATGGCTGGAGGACAAAATTTGGCCGCTTGAAGCCCAATATACACCGGAGCATGCAAAATGGGGTGCAAAGCTATCCATTCTTGAAATGATTCGCACAGGTACTACCACATTTGTTGATATGTATGACAATATGGACGAAATCGCCAAGGCTGTTGAGGAAGCAGGCATTCGTGGAGTTCTGTGCCGCGGTATAATCGGCTTTGGTTCAGAGGAGCTTCGACAGAGCAAGCTTAAAGAAGCAGCAGATTTTGCGAAGAGCTGGAATAACGGTGCAAATGGGAGGATCACGACGATGCTGTCACCGCATTCCCCATATACCTGCTCACCAGAGTATATCACCCAGATCATTGACAAAGCGGTTGAGCTGAATGTTCCCTTGCATACGCATATGTCGGAAACGAAATTCGAAGTAGAGAAGAATATCGAGGAATATGGTGCTACACCGGTGCGTCATCTAGAGAAGCTTGGATTCTTTGACCGGCCTTCGCTTGTTGCCCATGCGGTCCATGTGAATGAAGAGGATATTCAAATCCTGGCTGAAAAAGACGTCAAAGTATCACATAACATCATCAGCAACCTTAAATTGGGCAGCGGAATTGCCCCAGTTGGCAAAATGCTGGAAAGGGGAGTCACCGTCAGCCTTGGGACAGACAGTGTTGCTTCCAACAATAACCTCGACTTATTTGAAGAGCTGAAAGCTGCAGCAACGGTCCATAAAGGGCTTGCCCAGGATGCGACGGTCATCACTGCTCAGCAAGCTTTACGGATGGCAACAATCAATGGTGCAGAGTCACTCTGGCTGGAAAAACAGACTGGATCTCTTGAAGCAGGCAAAGATGCGGATTTCATTGTCGTGAACTCCAATCAGTCATTCTTTTATCCTAAGCATAATCCAGTATCCCACCTTGTTTATTCTGGCTCAGGACGGGATGTAAAGGATGTCTATGTCCTGGGAAAACAAATTCTGGATAATGGGCAATTCAAGACGATTGATGAAGAAAAAGTCCTTTATGAAGCAAATCGAATGTCAAAGCTCCTTTCATAG
- a CDS encoding YrzA family protein: MNFQFDLIEDKVEFFEAVDLKSLEQKINKQIEINKAIMLSVHHVSHQMHLDDKGRLFYSAVVHFKAKK; this comes from the coding sequence ATGAACTTCCAGTTTGATCTAATAGAAGACAAGGTTGAATTTTTTGAAGCGGTCGACCTGAAATCACTGGAACAAAAAATCAATAAGCAAATCGAAATCAATAAAGCAATCATGCTATCAGTCCACCATGTGTCCCACCAGATGCATTTAGATGATAAAGGCAGGCTGTTCTATTCCGCAGTGGTCCACTTCAAGGCAAAAAAATAA
- a CDS encoding DUF1510 family protein, which produces MKHDDYENLNEGSRSQMRAKRRKTNLILNSLIVVVILLIGIVSFNIFFSNDEGVADQNDVGAEKEQAAATPDKKNDSKANDKKDDSQDSEKKDESASEEADEESAEDEELADPIVTEGGSDANVKQTIENPEWKPVGTTQSGEHNTVFDQNAADWQEMILAYSYATGIDKDNMTVWWNENGGAPNTAVGTISQKGSDQTFRVWIEWVDGEGWKPVKVEELIQNDKR; this is translated from the coding sequence TTGAAGCACGATGATTATGAGAACCTAAATGAGGGGTCACGTTCTCAAATGAGGGCAAAACGCAGAAAAACGAACCTTATTTTAAATAGCTTGATTGTTGTTGTAATCTTGTTGATTGGAATTGTCTCATTTAACATTTTCTTCAGCAATGATGAAGGGGTTGCCGACCAAAACGATGTTGGTGCTGAGAAGGAACAGGCCGCAGCCACTCCGGATAAAAAAAATGACAGCAAGGCTAATGACAAAAAAGACGATAGCCAGGATTCCGAAAAAAAGGATGAATCAGCTTCAGAAGAAGCAGACGAGGAGTCTGCAGAGGATGAAGAATTGGCTGATCCAATCGTGACAGAAGGCGGAAGTGATGCCAATGTGAAACAAACGATAGAGAATCCTGAGTGGAAACCGGTTGGAACTACCCAATCCGGCGAACATAATACCGTATTTGACCAGAATGCAGCAGACTGGCAGGAAATGATTTTAGCTTATTCCTATGCTACAGGAATCGATAAAGATAACATGACAGTATGGTGGAATGAAAATGGCGGTGCGCCTAATACAGCGGTCGGAACGATCTCTCAGAAGGGCAGTGACCAGACATTCAGAGTTTGGATTGAGTGGGTGGACGGCGAAGGCTGGAAACCGGTAAAAGTGGAAGAACTGATTCAAAATGATAAAAGATAA